The Vitis vinifera cultivar Pinot Noir 40024 chromosome 12, ASM3070453v1 genome has a segment encoding these proteins:
- the LOC100249432 gene encoding nuclear pore complex protein NUP133 has translation MFSPATKRPNFSSRKDRNLGQAVPNSPITPLTENRRSLNENSIPNRPSTGTPAPWTSRLSVYARIPQLKKSEKGDEIDPVQPVYVGEFPQVVRDEQASFLQKRVPGDASIFGGMDKGTALSWIICGNKLFIWSYLTSVASKKCVVLELPSDENGDVNRNNYHANSWLLCVVDWHGTFRSVGKQQGNSAGVVLCNQKTRTVVYWPDIYAQGDVAPVVSFASSDGSELNFSPGNGKITPNKLWQHSRLGSNSVGSSSFNSLIASAVPDTQHKCIALASSSNGELWQFQCSPAGIHRKQIYQEILGSSSQSNDSGNPNPIRSKGYPKSLTWHHSSFSLEKSNRQFFLLTDNEIQCFRVNFSPDLNVTKLWSHEIIGTDGDLGIKKDLAGQKRIWPLDVQVDAHGKVITILVATFCKDRVSSSSYTQYSLLTMQYKSGINISESVEPIHETVLEKKSPVQVIIPKARVEKEDFLFSMKLRVGGKPSGSAVILSEDGTATVSHYYGNSTRLYQFDLPYDAGKVLDASVFPSTDDGEDGAWVVLTEKAGVWAIPEKAVLLGGVEPPERSLSRKGSSNEGSAQEERRNLAFATNIAPRRASSEAWDAGDRQRAALTGVARRTARDEESEALLSHLFHDFLLSGQVDDSLEKLRNCGAFERDGETNVFVRTSKSIVDTLAKHWTTTRGAEIVAMAVVSTQLSDKQQKHKKFLQFLALSRCHEELCSKQRESLQIIMEHGEKLIGMIQLRELQNMISQNRLAGAGSPYSSSESGISGSLWDLIQLVGERARRNTVLLMDRDNAEVFYSKVSDIEEVFYCLDRQLEYVISAELPLMVQIQRACELSNACVTLIQAATHYKNENHIWYPSPEGLTPWYCQPVVRNGQWSVASFMLQLLNDRTGLDMSLKSDLYSNLEALAEVLLEAYTGAITAKVERGEEHKGLLNEYWNRRDTLLNSLYQVVKGFVESGYQDSNEGIEEQKEVILKKLSSSLLSIAKRHEGYLTLWNICCDLNDAVLLRNIMHESMGPKAGFSYFVFRQLYESRQFSKLLRLGEEFQEDLSIFLQEHQDLRWLHELFLHQFSSASETLQLLALSQDGSSISSAEKGINPDSGTSGKKLVERRRLLNLSKIAVLAGKDADYETKIKRIEADLKILKLQEEIIRLLPSDEVVEKGMEQRLLPPRDLIELCLKAEIPELPLLAFEVLAWTSSSFRKANRSLLEECWKCAANQDDWGKLYEASVAEGWSDEDTLRVLRETMLFQASNRCYGPGTETFEGGFDEVLVLRQENMEIPNLKESGSSVETILMQHKDFPDAGKLMLTAVMMGSVEIDVRSYEGPSPME, from the exons AACAGCCCTTTCTTGGATTATCTGTGGAAACAAACTCTTCATCTGGAGTTACTTGACATCTGTGGCTTCTAAAAAATGCGTTGTTCTCGAGCTCCCATCAGATGAAAATGGAGATGTAAACAGGAATAACTATCATGCTAACAGTTGGTTACTCTGTGTTGTGGATTGGCATGGCACATTTAGGAGTGTGGGCAAACAACAGGGCAACTCTGCTGGTGTTGTTTTATGTAACCAGAAAACTCGCACTGTTGTATACTGGCCAGACATCTATGCTCAAGGAGATGTTGCTCCTGTTGTCAGTTTTGCATCTTCTGATGGATCAGAGTTAAACTTTTCACCTGGCAATGGGAAAATCACTCCAAACAAGCTGTGGCAACATAGCAGGCTTGGGAGTAATTCAGTCGGATCAAGTTCTTTTAACTCTTTGATTGCTTCTGCAGTCCCTGATACCCAGCACAAATGTATTGCCCTTGCATCTAGTTCCAATGGTGAGCTTTGGCAGTTTCAGTGCAGCCCTGCTGGAATTCACCGTAAGCAAATTTATCAAGAGATTCTTGGTTCATCTTCCCAAAGCAATGACAGTGGTAATCCCAATCCCATAAGGAGCAAAGGATATCCAAAGTCACTAACTTGGCAtcattcatctttttctttggaGAAATCTAATAGGCAATTCTTTCTATTGACAGATAACGAGATACAGTGTTTTAGGGTTAATTTTTCTCCTGATTTAAATGTTACAAAGCTCTGGTCTCATGAGATTATTGGCACTGATGGTGATTTGGGTATCAAGAAGGATCTGGCTGGTCAGAAGCGAATCTGGCCACTAGATGTGCAGGTAGATGCTCATGGTAAAGTTATTACTATTCTTGTTGCTACATTTTGTAAGGACCGAGTTAGCAGCTCAAGCTACACACAGTATTCACTTCTGACCATGCAATATAAATCTGGGATTAATATCTCAGAATCTGTTGAACCAATCCATGAAACAGTTTTAGAGAAAAAATCCCCTGTCCAAGTGATAATCCCGAAAGCAAGAGTAGAAAAGGAAGACTTCCTGTTCTCCATGAAGCTGCGTGTAGGGGGCAAGCCTTCTGGATCCGCAGTCATACTTTCTGAGGATGGAACTGCAACAGTTTCCCATTACTATGGAAACTCTACTCGACTCTATCAATTTGATCTACCTTATGATGCTGGAAAAGTTCTAGATGCTTCAGTATTTCCTTCTACAGATGATGGTGAAGATGGTGCATGGGTTGTATTAACCGAAAAAGCAGGGGTATGGGCAATACCAGAAAAGGCTGTTTTACTCGGTGGAGTTGAACCACCTGAGCGGAGTCTGTCACGTAAAGGGAGCTCAAACGAAGGATCTGCAcaggaggagagaagaaatcTCGCGTTTGCAACTAACATTGCTCCTAGAAGAGCTAGTTCTGAAGCTTGGGATGCTGGAGATAGACAAAGGGCAGCTTTGACAGGGGTTGCTCGTCGAACTGCTCGTGATGAAGAATCTGAAGCTTTACTCAGTCATCTTTTCcatgattttcttttatctgGGCAAGTTGATGATTCACTTGAAAAGCTTCGAAATTGTGGGGCCTTTGAAAGGGATGGAGAAACAAATGTCTTTGTCCGGACAAGCAAATCAATTGTTGACACCCTTGCTAAACACTGGACAACAACTAGAGGTGCTGAGATTGTGGCTATGGCTGTTGTGTCAACTCAACTTTCAGATAAGCAGCAGAAGCATAAAAAGTTTCTCCAGTTTCTTGCTCTGTCCAGGTGCCATGAGGAACTGTGTTCTAAACAGA GGGAATCCTTGCAAATTATCATGGAACATGGTGAAAAGCTCATTGGCATGATTCAACTGAGAGAACTGCAAAACATGATTAGCCAGAACCGGTTAGCTGGAGCTGGCTCTCCATATTCTAGTTCAGAAAGTGGAATTTCAGGTTCTCTTTGGGATCTGATTCAATTAGTTGGTGAGAGAGCACGCAGAAATACTGTTCTTCTGATGGATAGGGATAATGCCGAAGTATTCTACAGTAAGGTTTCTGATATTGAAGAAGTATTTTATTGCCTAGACAGACAGCTAGAATATGTAATCAGTGCAGAGCTGCCGCTAATGGTTCAGATCCAGAGAGCCTGTGAACTCTCAAATGCATGTGTGACTCTGATTCAGGCTGCCACACACTATAAAAATGAGAATCACATATGGTACCCCTCGCCTGAGGGCTTAACACCTTGGTATTGTCAACCTGTGGTGCGTAATGGGCAGTGGAGTGTTGCTTCTTTCATGCTTCAGCTGTTAAATGATAGAACTGGACTGGATATGTCTCTAAAGTCAGATTTATATTCTAATCTTGAAGCATTGGCCGAAGTTCTGCTTGAGGCATATACTGGTGCTATCACAGCAAAAGTTGAGCGTGGAGAGGAACACAAAGGTCTATTAAATGAGTATTGGAATAGGAGGGACACCCTTCTTAACTCCCTTTATCAAGTAGTCAAAGGTTTTGTGGAATCTGGTTACCAG GATTCAAATGAAGGAATTGAGGAGCAAAAGGAAGTGATCCTCAAAAAGTTATCTTCGTCTTTGCTGTCTATTGCAAAAAGACATGAAGGTTACCTGACTTTGTGGAATATATGTTGTGACCTTAATGATGCAGTGCTACTTAGAAATATTATG CATGAGAGCATGGGACCTAAAGCAGGGTTTAGTTACTTTGTGTTTCGACAACTGTATGAAAGCAGACAGTTCTCGAAGCTGCTAAGGCTTGGGGAAGAGTTCCAAGAAGACCTATCTATTTTTCTACAGGAACATCAGGATCTACGGTGGCTTCACGAATTGTTCCTTCATCAATTTTCATCAGCTTCAGAAACTCTTCAGTTATTAGCACTTTCTCAAGATGGGAGCTCAATTTCATCGGCTGAGAAGGGGATAAACCCTGACTCTGGCACTTCAGGGAAAAAATTGGTAGAAAGAAGACGTCTTCTGAATCTCTCAAAGATAGCTGTGTTGGCAG gTAAGGATGCTGACTATGAAACCAAGATAAAGCGCATTGAGGCTGATTTGAAGATTCTGAAATTGCAG GAAGAAATTATAAGACTTCTTCCCAGTGATGAAGTAGTGGAAAAAGGCATGGAACAGCGGCTCCTCCCTCCAAGAGACCTCATTGAGCTGTGCCTCAAAGCAGAAATCCCAGAGCTCCCGTTGTTGGCTTTTGAAGTGTTGGCATGGACCAGCTCCTCCTTTAGGAAAGCTAACCGAAGCCTTTTGGAGGAGTGCTGGAAGTGTGCTGCCAATCAGGATGACTGGGGAAAACTCTACGAAGCATCTGTAGCCGAAGGGTGGAGCGATGAGGACACCTTACGGGTACTGAGAGAAACCATGCTTTTCCAGGCCTCAAACAGGTGTTATGGACCTGGAACAGAAACTTTCGAAGGAGGGTTTGATGAAGTCCTGGTACTGAGACAGGAAAACATGGAAATCCCAAATTTGAAGGAATCGGGTTCTTCTGTGGAAACAATTCTGATGCAGCACAAAGATTTCCCAGATGCAGGAAAGCTAATGCTGACTGCAGTCATGATGGGTAGTGTAGAGATCGATGTAAGATCATACGAGGGTCCTTCCCCAATGGAGTAA
- the LOC100251010 gene encoding calcium-transporting ATPase 12, plasma membrane-type-like: MCQGNYDLDSDDDCVIDIPFNGDLMISQQHNLQEEDEGFFGILFNEDWLNWRQHRDFLLNRISQLRPGDSGRNGDYLEEFLPKKDDADVVEEKVMEDGNHLAGLNPKAVAEIMEKKDLKRLQELGGAEKVASILGSDVGVGKVAEGQQSANLDTTITVYEIHHFILKACRKTDKILLFFQAVFTLACGMVEGGLKTGWHIGVAILVIWFIRVAYPSVSSFFGVRKMEKRLNKRNRVEVEVVRSGKSQIIRLCDIVEGDIVRLSEGNLIPADGLLVSGNRMVVDGALHKEISCNGNPFLYYGSKVVEGHGRMLVTSVGTNMELSKLMSSVTNYQDKELLFKARLKKPSPYADIDDQNKEALLEDRIGKPLGWLGNFALLMPIFCVVVKFILFFFWKNKKSNVVQTLKGAIGVEWAIKLLKQILDKGGKMNLLAAIIPTLVFGLQHGVKIVISICLNYWNVIRGSSEVTPQNLSAPGTMGIVTVICIDASGGLLYEKMDISRFWMGQEAIDDQSHSEVSPAVLEALSSGVGASALVPEIHSIPTDDVLISWAELVWGMNIEFLKQRFTIINYGKLSSTKEGRGVVLRKNGSDENIMHLHWKGDAKTILDMCSHYSKCRGEIHGIEDQKSEFEKVIKEMQDDSLQPIAFAYKQTDVEQLEEDGLILLALVGVKYQFQEEMKSVVKNFQSAGIRIKLVSENELSTSRAMACELGIFTPGSINGILEGQEFRELTYDARKERVDQVTVMGSSLPEDKLLMVKSLKEKGDVVAYIGGWTGRDAPVLKEADIGITVGTWSTEMTNEISDIVLASDKSFSSLIPVLEYGRHDYHKIGKFIEIQLISNISVLLITAVETICLGDSSITIVQFLYVNLILGLLGGLLLGMKPQCKELRNNQPDKRNASIITKEMWINISLQVSYQAIVLLVFQFKGTAIHGTNPMDRKAMVFNGFILCQVFNYVHPLFKAGKYPFWLFLVPFTVLHVVVVTELWGELSRVQWAFCFLIAAFAWGVNLAAVLISILIKWQFGSAVLPNGFSRLIPLAQSLESSSSTPSLPTSHCPAFLLKFQCC; this comes from the coding sequence ATGTGCCAAGGGAATTACGACCTGGATAGTGATGATGATTGTGTTATCGATATCCCATTCAacggagatttgatgatttcacAGCAACATAATCTCCAAGAGGAAGACGAAGGTTTCTTTGGTATCCTATTCAATGAAGACTGGCTGAATTGGCGGCAACACAGGGATTTCCTGTTGAACAGGATTTCGCAGCTGAGACCTGGTGATTCTGGACGAAATGGAGACTATTTGGAGGAATTTCTACCCAAAAAAGATGATGCTGATGTTGTGGAAGAGAAGGTTATGGAAGATGGGAATCATTTGGCAGGCTTGAACCCGAAAGCAGTTGCAGAGATTATGGAGAAGAAAGACTTGAAGAGGCTGCAAGAGCTGGGTGGAGCTGAAAAAGTGGCCTCCATTTTGGGCTCTGATGTGGGTGTTGGAAAAGTTGCAGAAGGCCAGCAGTCGGCAAACTTGGACACCACCATCACGGTCTATGAAATTCATCACTTCATCCTCAAAGCTTGCCGAAAAACGGACAAAATCTTACTCTTCTTTCAAGCTGTGTTCACTCTTGCATGTGGGATGGTAGAAGGCGGCCTCAAAACAGGGTGGCATATTGGGGTTGCTATACTTGTTATCTGGTTTATTCGGGTGGCTTATCCTTCAGTCTCTAGCTTCTTTGGTGTAAGGAAGATGGAGAAGAGGTTAAACAAGAGAAACAGAGTGGAAGTAGAGGTTGTGAGAAGCGGAAAGTCCCAAATAATCAGACTCTGTGATATTGTGGAGGGCGACATAGTCCGCTTGAGTGAGGGCAATCTGATTCCGGCTGATGGTTTGTTGGTGAGTGGAAACAGGATGGTGGTGGATGGGGCATTACACAAAGAAATCAGCTGCAATGGGAACCCTTTTCTATACTATGGTTCCAAGGTAGTTGAAGGGCATGGTCGCATGCTGGTCACTTCTGTTGGTACAAATATGGAATTGAGCAAGCTTATGAGCTCTGTTACCAATTACCAGGACAAGGAGTTACTGTTCAAAGCTCGGCTCAAGAAGCCCAGTCCTTATGCAGATATTGATGATCAGAACAAGGAGGCACTGCTAGAAGACCGGATTGGCAAACCTCTTGGTTGGTTAGGCAATTTTGCACTACTTATGCCGATATTCTGTGTTGTGGTTAAATTtatacttttcttcttttggaagaataaaaaaagtaatgtaGTCCAAACGCTGAAGGGTGCTATTGGGGTGGAGTGGGCAATAAAGCTTTTGAAGCAGATATTGGACAAGGGAGGAAAGATGAATCTTTTGGCAGCCATCATCCCTACATTGGTGTTTGGATTACAGCATGGGGTAAAGATTGTAATTTCAATTTGCCTTAACTACTGGAATGTGATAAGGGGATCCAGTGAGGTAACCCCTCAAAATTTGTCTGCCCCTGGTACCATGGGTATTGTCACAGTCATCTGCATAGATGCATCTGGAGGGCTACTGTATGAGAAGATGGACATTAGCAGATTCTGGATGGGGCAAGAAGCTATAGATGATCAGAGCCATTCTGAAGTCTCCCCAGCAGTGCTTGAGGCTCTGAGCAGTGGAGTTGGTGCATCAGCTCTTGTGCCTGAAATTCATAGTATCCCAACAGATGATGTTCTCATTTCATGGGCAGAATTAGTGTGGGGAATGAATATAGAGTTTCTGAAGCAGAGGTTTACCATTATCAACTATGGAAAACTAAGTTCCACCAAGGAAGGGAGAGGGGTTGTGTTGAGAAAAAATGGTAGTGATGAGAACATTATGCACTTGCACTGGAAAGGAGATGCAAAAACAATTTTGGACATGTGCTCACATTACTCCAAATGCAGAGGTGAAATTCATGGCATTGAAGATCAGAAAAGTGAATTTGAGAAAGTGATTAAAGAGATGCAGGATGACAGTCTCCAACCCATTGCATTTGCTTACAAGCAGACAGACGTCGAACAACTTGAGGAGGATGGGTTGATCTTATTAGCACTAGTAGGAGTTAAGTACCAATTTcaggaagagatgaaatcagTGGTCAAGAATTTCCAAAGTGCTGGAATAAGAATCAAATTGGTATCAGAGAATGAGCTGTCAACCTCAAGGGCCATGGCTTGTGAGCTTGGAATATTTACTCCTGGTTCAATCAATGGGATACTTGAAGGCCAAGAGTTCAGGGAACTGACATATGATGCAAGGAAGGAAAGAGTTGATCAGGTCACTGTAATGGGAAGTTCTCTCCCTGAAGATAAGCTTCTCATGGTAAAGTCcttgaaagaaaaaggggatGTAGTAGCATACATTGGAGGATGGACAGGAAGAGATGCACCGGTTTTGAAAGAAGCTGATATAGGGATCACAGTTGGAACCTGGAGCACAGAAATGACCAACGAGATCTCTGACATTGTTCTTGCTTCAGACAAGAGTTTCAGTTCACTAATCCCAGTATTGGAGTATGGTAGACATGACTACCACAAGATTGGTAAGTTCATTGAGATTCAGCTCATCAGTAACATTTCTGTGTTACTGATCACTGCTGTTGAAACAATATGCTTGGGAGACTCCTCAATAACAATTGTGCAATTCCTATATGTAAATCTGATTTTGGGGCTTTTGGGTGGTCTGCTGCTTGGAATGAAGCCACAATGCAAGGAACTAAGGAACAATCAACCTGACAAGAGAAATGCATCAATTATAACCAAGGAGATGTGGATAAACATATCACTACAAGTATCCTATCAGGCCATAGTTTTGCTGGTGTTTCAGTTCAAGGGAACAGCTATCCATGGCACAAATCCCATGGACCGAAAAGCCATGGTTTTCAATGGTTTTATCCTATGCCAGGTCTTCAATTATGTCCATCCCTTGTTCAAGGCAGGTAAGTACCCCTTTTGGCTGTTTTTAGTGCCATTCACAGTCTTGCATGTGGTGGTGGTTACTGAACTTTGGGGGGAGTTGAGTAGGGTGCAGTGGGCTTTCTGTTTCCTCATTGCTGCATTTGCATGGGGGGTAAATTTGGCTGCTGTTTTGATCTCAATCCTCATCAAATGGCAGTTTGGATCAGCTGTTTTGCCTAATGGGTTCTCAAGGCTGATACCTCTTGCCCAAAGCCTGGAATCCTCATCTTCCACACCTTCTCTTCCAACCAGCCATTGCCCAGCTTTTCTCCTAAAGTTTCAGTGTTGTTAA